The DNA segment AAAGCCTTGCTGCTTCGCCGTATTGCTGCAGTAATGATCCCGCAGGTACTTGCAAAGGTGTCATAATTTGACAAGCCCTCGCTCTTGCAGATCGGCTAATTGAGCGTAGAGACCACCGTTGGCTCGCAGCTCTACGTGGGTTCCTTGTTCGATTAATTCTCCCCCTTTGAGTACAAGAATTCGATCCGAAGCTTCAACTGTGGCGAGTCGATGTGCAATTACAACAGCCGTTCTCTTCTGCAGCAACCGATTAAGGTCTCGTTGCAGTGTTGCTTCCGTCGAGGAATCCATGAAAGCCGTTGCTTCATCCATAATCAGCACCGCGGGGTTGCGAATCGCTACCCGTGCGACGGCTAGTAGTTGGCGTTCACCCGAGGAGAGATTGCCGCCGCGTTCGCGCAACTTTGTTTCGAGCCCCTGCGGTAAGCGACTAAGCAGCTCATCGAGTCCGAGATCTGAACAGATTCTTCGTAGTTTTTCATCGCTTACATCGGCATCAAGACGCAGATTGTCTGCCACATTGCCGCTGAACAGAAAGGTGTCTTGAAGAACAACCCCCAACTGGCGGCGAAGGTCTGCTATTGGGATCGAACGAATATCACGACCATCAAGAAGAATACGTCCTTTCTGCGGTTCGTAAAGACGGCAAAGTAATCGGATCACTGTAGATTTACCTGACCCGGTTGGTCCTACAAGGGCCACGTGCTCTCCAGGAGCAATGCGAAAAGAGAGGTTGCGCAAGATGGGGTCGTTAGGGCGATAAGAAAAGCTGACATTTTCGAAGATTAACTCTCCGGCACTCAAAGCCTTGAGAGGTGTCGCATCACGGGCTTCAAGGATTTCCAGAGGCTTTTCCATCAATTCGCCAATTCTTTCTACGGCTGTTAGACCTCCTTGTATCTGAGTGAACCGTTCAGCTAGCTGACGCAAAGGATCAAAAAGACGTTGCACGTAGATGATGAATGTGGTGAGTGTGCCCAATCCCATGACACCGCTAGTGACCATCCAACCACCGACGGTAAGCACTAAGGTGACAGCAGCGAGGCCATCCCATTCGAGGAAGGCGGAAATGCTGCTATCAAAAAAAATCGTCCTATTCACAGCGCTGCGATAGACCGCACCAGTTCGGGAAAAGCGTTTGCTGTTTAACTGCTCTCGGCGATACATCTGAACAACCTCAAGCCCCTGGAGATTCTCTTGAAAGTCAGCATTGAGTTGGGACAATTCTTCCCGAACTTTGTAATTAGTTTTTCGGTACCTGCCCTGAAGCCAAAGCAAAATAAGAGCGACAGGAATTTGAGTAACTAAGAGGAGCAGCCCTAGTCGCCACTCGATTAAAAGCATGGTGGTGGCAATCACTGTCAAGCTCACCAAATCGCCAAGCACCCCGACTGCCCCGCTGCCGAACACCTCTGCCAAAGCATCTACATCATTGGTGAGCCTGGTCAGAAGCTTGCCAACCGGCATACTGTCGTGAAAGCGAAGTGAAAGCGATAAGGCATGCCGAAATAGATCTTCACGGATGCGAGCCGTGAGTCGTTGACCCACGGCCTGAATGTTGAACGACTGAACGCCTTGTAAGGCCAGCCGCAATAACACTGAAATCAATAAAAGGCCAATGATCGTATGGATCGCATCATTTACCGACAACTCCGATAGCCAAGGTAGACTGGGCTCCCGGCGCAACACACTGATTGCTTGACCGACTAACAATGGTTGGATAGACCCTGCGAGGGCAACAGGCACCAAAAGAGCGAGGGTGATCAATAGCCGGCGTCGATCTTGAGATAAATAACGGCCTAAGCGTCTAACCCGTTTCCAGTCACCTATAGCTTTCATCAGAACACGACCTCACTCGTTTTAACCGAGCGAATCGAGGTAACGATGTCGAACAAAGCTCCACCATCAAGACGCATCGATAAAGGATGTCCCACTAGACGAGCAGTTGACTGAAAGAGTTCTTCTATTTCGACCAAGCCGTTGTCACGCAACGTTCGACCGGTAGCCACCAGGTCAACAATCGCTTCCGACATACCCGTGATCGGGCCAAGTTCTACAGAACCATTCAGATGAATCAATTCGACGGGAAGATCTAGGGCGTCGAAGTATTCTCTAGCGCAATGAATGAATTTGCTGGCAACACGGCAATGCGCCGGGAGATCTGATGCACGGCGGTAACCACTACGGGCCTTTACCGCAACCGACATGCGGCACGCACCGAAACCCAAATCCACCAATTGAGCTACAGGCAATTGGTGTTCTTTCAGAACGTCGTATCCCACGACCCCTAGTTGAGCTTGTCCATATGAGACATAGGTGGGCACATCCCCGTTGCGTACCAGCAGAGCGCGAGCACGTCCGCAGGGTGTCGGGACCATTAGTTGGCGATTGTTTTTATCAAGAACAGCTGAAAAATCAAGATCCGCCGCTGCAAAACGCGCCACGGAGTATTTCAGAAGCGCACCCTTGGCCAACGCAATGGTGATCATAGACCCAGCGTTGATAAAAGCGATCAGTCAGGACTTTAACTATGCACTCTGCCCTTCATGCGCTGCCAGTCTTACAAGACAACGTGGTTTGGATCTGGATTCGAGGTAAGAATGCTGTTGTTGTTGATCCGGCTGTTGCCGACCCAGTACAACAGTGGTTGACACAACGTGCATTATGCCTCATTGCGATACTGCAAACGCATCATCACGATGATCACATTGGTGGAACTCCAAAACTCCTTCAGTATTGGCCGGATGCAGAGGTGATTGCTGCTGCTGCTGATCATTCAAGGATTCCTCTTCAAACCATATCTGTCTCTGATGGCGACACCGTCAACGTTTTGGGTCGACGTCTCGACGTGATGGATGTGGCAGCACACACTTCTGCTCACATTGCTTTTGTGCTCCAGCGATGTGAGGATCAAGATATCGGTCCTTTGGTGTTTTGTGGCGACACCCTTTTCGCAGGTGGGTGCGGACGATTGTTTGAAGGTACTCCACAGGACATGCATCAAGCTTTAAGACGGTTGGCGAAGTTGCCTGATCAAACTCGTGTCTGTTGTGCTCACGAATACACCGAGGCTAATTTGCGCTGGGCTATCGAGCGATGTCCAGAAGACATAGCCATCACCAAGAGGTATCTCGAGGTACAAGCGCTACGTCGCCGCGGCAGGCTCAGTCTGCCAAGCAGCATTGGCTTAGAACGGCGCACTAATTTGTTTATGCAAGCCAAGACAGCTGAGCAACTAGCCGATCTCAGGATCCATAAGGATCGGTGGCATTCAGCCTGAGTCGTTGGGGAAACAAAATGGCGGAGGCGCTCTTTCGGAATCCTAAGCGACAACGCATTCCTTGATTGTAATCGTGTTCCAAGGGTTGCGTAACACGCAGTTGTTGGTGGTTTATTCGAACACGGAACTGCCAGCCATGACCGTAAAACTCACGGCCCACAACACAAGCCTCGGCGTCAGGCTGGGGTTGGAGGCTGATCGCAGTCGGGTCAACAAGAAGACTGGCGTCTTTCCTCCAAGGTTCTAATGAAAGCCCTGAGGGACTAACAAGACTACCAAGACAACAGTGCAACAAACCATCTTCACCTGGCCAAACAGGTAGCAAATTTCCTTGAAGTACAAAACGGCCCACAAAGGGTGTGGCTGGGTTACCGACTAAATCCTGGGGTGTTGTGAATTGGTGCAACACACCATCGCGCATTACAGCAACACGATCACAAATCGCGAGAGCCTCCTCTGGATCGTGGGTTACAAGAAGACCACTCGTCTCACATATTTGCAATAAAGAAGCAAGCTCACTACGCAAGAGAAGGCTCACCTCCACGTCGAGGTTAGAGAAAGGCTCATCAAGAAGCACCACCTGAGGTGCTGGAGTCAGTGCACGCGCAAGGGCCAAACGCTGACGCTGTCCACCAGAGAGCTGATGCGGGTAGCGCTCTTTAAGCTCCTGAAGCTCCAACAAGTCCAACAGCCAAATGGCACGGCTTCTGTCCTGGCCAGGACGCAGGCCAAAACATACATTCTGCCAAGCGGTGAGATGAGGAAATAACGCATAATCCTGAAATACCACACCAACGCCACGTCTTTCGGGAGGCAGCCAATAGTTGGGGCCAGCCACAGTACGGTGTCGAAGGTGAATGGATCCTCTACTAGGCCGTTCAAAACCAGCGATCAAGCGGAGTAGCGTGGTTTTTCCACAACCCGATGGGCCTAACAAACCTACAAGTTCGCCCTTCTTGATTTGAAGGTCTATCCCACGCAAAATCCAGTCATCAGAAGGCTTCCCGTAACGATGCCAAAGGCCCCGAAGTTCAACTAGTCCCAGGGTCCTTTCCAAAGACGAAACGCGATGATCTAACTCCATTATTCTGTGTTTTCGTCATGCCAAACCAAGAAGCTCAGGCCATCACTGCATCAGCGGCACCTAGACCTATTGGGCCTTACAGCCAGGCCGTATTAGCTGACGGTTGGCTCTATTGCTCTGGTCAAATATCGCTTGAACCAAGCACAGGAAAAATGGTTGGCAACGGTGATGTAGGTGCCGAGACCCATCAGGTTTTTAAAAATCTTGTGGCTGTGTTAACTGAGGCAGGAGCATCTCTGAAACAAGTCGTACGGACGACAGTATTTCTAGTTGATTTAGCTGATTTTAGGATTGTGAACGAGATTTATGCGGATATGTTCAAAGTGGGAGTCAGTCCGGCCCGTGCTTGCGTTCAGGTCGCTGCCTTACCAAATGGGGCTAAAGTGGAGATTGATTGCGTCGCTTGGTTGGGATAAATTACTGAACACTTCATTTGGGGCCACCTATTAAAAGCAGGGAATTTAGATTGCTTAACAATATGAAAACTCTCCTGTAAGCTCTATGAAAAGATAGAAATCTTGCGGCAACCACAATTTGAACTTAATGGTTAGGGAAAACCACACTAAATATGCTCAAGAATGCTAGTAAGATTAATTTTCATTTTAGTATCACTTCAGAGTACAAATCCGAAGCAGACAATCTGATTATTAAGAGTTTTAGAATTCGTCAATATAAGTTGTTATTTTTTTTAATTTTTAGATCAATAATAAATAGCCTCAAGTATACATTATTTTATCATTATCAGACTCAAGTGATTTAAGCAAACATAAATATATGTTAAATGACATAAGCACCAAATCGTCAAGACTCACAAATATTGCTGATTTTTCATAAAATTTGGTTAGATTAAGATACGTAAAATTTTTACAGTTAAAATCTTGTATTCAATTGTAGAATATTTATAGCCTGAAGTAGTGTTGCCAAAAATTAGTAAAGTATGCATAGTTTTATAACGAGAAAACAAGAAAAAGCTTAAGATAAATCTATTAAGAATAATAAGAGGTTAACTACCATATATATCTAGACTAAACTAGTAAAAAACAATGTCAGATTCTACAAAGTTTGATTCAGCCATTAGATTTGCGATTACTACAGGAAA comes from the Synechococcus sp. M16CYN genome and includes:
- a CDS encoding ABC transporter ATP-binding protein encodes the protein MKAIGDWKRVRRLGRYLSQDRRRLLITLALLVPVALAGSIQPLLVGQAISVLRREPSLPWLSELSVNDAIHTIIGLLLISVLLRLALQGVQSFNIQAVGQRLTARIREDLFRHALSLSLRFHDSMPVGKLLTRLTNDVDALAEVFGSGAVGVLGDLVSLTVIATTMLLIEWRLGLLLLVTQIPVALILLWLQGRYRKTNYKVREELSQLNADFQENLQGLEVVQMYRREQLNSKRFSRTGAVYRSAVNRTIFFDSSISAFLEWDGLAAVTLVLTVGGWMVTSGVMGLGTLTTFIIYVQRLFDPLRQLAERFTQIQGGLTAVERIGELMEKPLEILEARDATPLKALSAGELIFENVSFSYRPNDPILRNLSFRIAPGEHVALVGPTGSGKSTVIRLLCRLYEPQKGRILLDGRDIRSIPIADLRRQLGVVLQDTFLFSGNVADNLRLDADVSDEKLRRICSDLGLDELLSRLPQGLETKLRERGGNLSSGERQLLAVARVAIRNPAVLIMDEATAFMDSSTEATLQRDLNRLLQKRTAVVIAHRLATVEASDRILVLKGGELIEQGTHVELRANGGLYAQLADLQERGLVKL
- the hisG gene encoding ATP phosphoribosyltransferase; translation: MITIALAKGALLKYSVARFAAADLDFSAVLDKNNRQLMVPTPCGRARALLVRNGDVPTYVSYGQAQLGVVGYDVLKEHQLPVAQLVDLGFGACRMSVAVKARSGYRRASDLPAHCRVASKFIHCAREYFDALDLPVELIHLNGSVELGPITGMSEAIVDLVATGRTLRDNGLVEIEELFQSTARLVGHPLSMRLDGGALFDIVTSIRSVKTSEVVF
- the gloB gene encoding hydroxyacylglutathione hydrolase, which encodes MHSALHALPVLQDNVVWIWIRGKNAVVVDPAVADPVQQWLTQRALCLIAILQTHHHDDHIGGTPKLLQYWPDAEVIAAAADHSRIPLQTISVSDGDTVNVLGRRLDVMDVAAHTSAHIAFVLQRCEDQDIGPLVFCGDTLFAGGCGRLFEGTPQDMHQALRRLAKLPDQTRVCCAHEYTEANLRWAIERCPEDIAITKRYLEVQALRRRGRLSLPSSIGLERRTNLFMQAKTAEQLADLRIHKDRWHSA
- a CDS encoding ABC transporter ATP-binding protein, with product MELDHRVSSLERTLGLVELRGLWHRYGKPSDDWILRGIDLQIKKGELVGLLGPSGCGKTTLLRLIAGFERPSRGSIHLRHRTVAGPNYWLPPERRGVGVVFQDYALFPHLTAWQNVCFGLRPGQDRSRAIWLLDLLELQELKERYPHQLSGGQRQRLALARALTPAPQVVLLDEPFSNLDVEVSLLLRSELASLLQICETSGLLVTHDPEEALAICDRVAVMRDGVLHQFTTPQDLVGNPATPFVGRFVLQGNLLPVWPGEDGLLHCCLGSLVSPSGLSLEPWRKDASLLVDPTAISLQPQPDAEACVVGREFYGHGWQFRVRINHQQLRVTQPLEHDYNQGMRCRLGFRKSASAILFPQRLRLNATDPYGS
- a CDS encoding Rid family detoxifying hydrolase gives rise to the protein MPNQEAQAITASAAPRPIGPYSQAVLADGWLYCSGQISLEPSTGKMVGNGDVGAETHQVFKNLVAVLTEAGASLKQVVRTTVFLVDLADFRIVNEIYADMFKVGVSPARACVQVAALPNGAKVEIDCVAWLG